A window of the Tiliqua scincoides isolate rTilSci1 chromosome 5, rTilSci1.hap2, whole genome shotgun sequence genome harbors these coding sequences:
- the LOC136653036 gene encoding olfactory receptor 14I1-like has product MIFPIEGKISNLTSVTYFILLEFSEVRELQILHFFLFLALYLIAMIGNIVIITLVVLDHHLHTPMYFFLTNLALLDLCSISVTIPKSMANSLMYNSLIFYSGCVAQIFFLTLFASSNIAILTIMAHDCYVAICNPLQYEAIMNKGACVQMAAGAWLCGILYASVHTSGTFAISFCSNVVDQFFCEIPKLLKLSCSELYLVEVGFLVLSASVVFGCFIFIVSTYVGIFTTVLRIPSEQGRQKALSTCLPHLIVVFVLVFTAVFVYASPPSSPSSDLGVAFAVIYTIFPPMLNPFIYSMRNKEIQTAFQRLVY; this is encoded by the coding sequence ATGATATTTCCAATTGAGGGCAAGATATCCAATCTTACCTCCGTCACTTACTTTATACTACTGGAATTCTCAGAGGTCCGAGAACTACagatcttgcatttctttttgttcCTAGCTTTGTACTTGATAGCCATGATTGGAAACATTGTTATCATCACGTTAGTAGTCCTTGATCATCACTTGCACACCCCTATGTATTTTTTTCTAACAAACTTAGCCCTTCTGGACCTGTGCTCCATTTCTGTCACCATACCCAAATCCATGGCTAATTCACTCATGTACAACAGTCTTATTTTTTATTCTGGGTGTGTGGCCCAGATCTTCTTCCTAACATTGTTTGCGTCATCCAATATTGCTATCCTGACCATAATGGCCCATGACTGTTATGTTGCCATCTGCAACCCACTACAATATGAAGCTATTATGAACAAAGGAGCCTGCGTCCAGATGGCAGCCGGAGCATGGCTGTGTGGAATTCTCTATGCATCTGTGCACACAAGTGGGACATTTGCAATCAGCTTTTGCTCTAATGTTGTGGATCAGTTCTTCTGCGAAATCCCCAAGTTACTGAAACTGTCTTGCTCTGAATTGTACCTGGTTGAAGTTGGGTTTCTTGTGCTTAGTGCAAGTGTAGTATTTGGATGCTTTATCTTCATCGTTTCAACCTATGTGGGGATCTTCACCACAGTGCTCCGCATCCCTTCAGAACAAGGGCGCCAGAAAGCCCTCTCTACTTGCCTCCCCCATCTCATTGTTGTTTTTGTGCTTGTGTTCACAGCAGTCTTTGTATATGCAAGCCCTCCCAGCAGTCCTTCATCTGATCTAGGTGTTGCTTTTGCTGTGATCTATACCATCTTCCCCCCAATGCTGAATCCCTTCATTTATAGCATGAGAAATAAAGAGATTCAGACTGCATTTCAGAGGCTTGTatattga
- the LOC136653037 gene encoding olfactory receptor 14C36-like yields the protein MGEEAEPQWRAACSPPPPAACYALSPPRGVLPRPLPGHASVSRSCRSPESSCRGAPSMPCQHCQQQQHHLAEGRAAWGIRGRLAGEGLPGWLAGGPLQSRAQRRRQEEALRRWSFTSRSTGTCMPPAAQGGGDGTSSSIQPVLPPSRCHIRPPRCSLAGSQVRPGDDVPVDLSGRVPRLVGHAGLLHPRHIYSEAISITVNGAYSQDSSMKFPVWDKMPTLNSSSDFLLLQFSEVREWQLIHFFVFLALYLAGMSGNLLIVTAVILDHHLHTPMHFFLMNLALMDFGSISVIVPKSMVNSLVNSIAISYSECVAQVFFFAFFEGTGLAILTIMAHDRYVAICKPLQYETIMNKGACIQMATGASICGVLYGVMHTSGTFSITFCSNVVDQFFCEIPKLLKLSCSDLYLVEIGFLVLSAGMGSGCFIFIITTYVWIFIALLRIPSEKGRQKALSTCLPHLIVVSMLIFTALFVYAKPPGKISSYLNLGFAVIYAIFPPMLNPFIYSMRNKELQTALWRLLNQQFLNGFSRLLM from the exons ATGGGGGAGGAGGCTGAGCCACAGTGGAGAGCAGCGTGCAGCCCCCCGCCTCCTGCTGCCTGCTATGCCCTGTCGCCACCCAGAGGGGTGCTCCCGCGGCCGCTTCCAGGGCATGCGTCGGTCTCCCGCAGCTGCCGCAGCCCCGAATCCAGCTGCCGAGGAGCCCCATCCATGCCCTGCCAGcactgccagcagcagcagcaccaccttgCCGAGGGAAGAGCCGCGTGGGGGATAAGAGGGAGGCTGGCCGGGGAAGgcttgcctggctggctggccggtgGTCCCCTCCAATCCCGCGCGCAACGGCGCAGGCAGGAGGAGGCGCTCCGGCGCTGGAGCTTCACCTCCCGCAGCACGGGGACGTGCATGCCACCTGCTGCACAGGGAGGGGGTGAcggcaccagcagcagcatccagCCTGTCCTCCCGCCTTCCCGctgccacatccggcccccgagATGCAGCCTGGCTGGCTCCCAGGTGCGCCCTGGAGATGATGTGCCGGTAGACCTTTCCGGAAGGGTCCCTCGGCTGGTAGGCCACGCAGGGCTTCTacatcctaggcacatctactcagaagccatcagcatcacagtcaatggggcttactcccaggaca GTAGCATGAAATTTCCTGTTTGGGATAAAATGCCCACTCTTAACTCTAGCTCTGACTTTCTGCTTCTGCAGTTCTCAGAAGTCCGTGAATGGCAGCTCATCCATTTCTTTGTGTTCTTAGCTCTATATTTGGCAGGCATGTCCGGAAATCTTCTCATTGTTACTGCAGTCATCCTTGACCACCACCTACACACTCCCATGCATTTCTTCCTCATGAACTTAGCCCTGATGGACTTTGGCTCCATTTCTGTCATTGTTCCTAAATCTATGGTTAATTCACTTGTGAACAGCATAGCCATTTCTTATTCTGAATGTGTGGCTCAAGTTTTCTTCTTTGCATTCTTTGAAGGCACAGGCTTGGCTATCTTAACCATCATGGCACATGACCGCTATGTTGCCATCTGCAAACCACTTCAATATGAAACAATTATGAACAAAGGAGCCTGCATTCAGATGGCAACTGGTGCATCAATTTGTGGTGTTCTCTATGGAGTTATGCACACGAGTGGCACATTTTCAATCACCTTCTGCTCTAATGTTGTTGATCAATTCTTCTGTGAGATCCCAAAGTTACTAAAACTCTCTTGCTCTGACTTGTACCTAGTAGAAATTGGATTTCTTGTGCTTAGTGCTGGTATGGGGTCTGGATGCTTTATTTTCATCATTACAACCTACGTGTGGATCTTCATTGCTTTGCTCAGAATCCCTTCTGAGAAGGGACGTCAGAAGGCTCTCTccacatgcctcccccacctcattgTTGTCTCTATGCTGATATTCACTGCACTCTTTGTCTATGCAAAGCCCCCTGGCAAAATTTCTTCTTACCTGAATCTTGGATTTGCTGTCATATATGCCATCTTCCCTCCTATGCTGAATCCATTCATTTATAGCATGAGAAATAAAGAGCTTCAGACTGCATTGTGGAGGTTATTAAATCAGCAGTTTTTGAATGGGTTTTCCAGACTTCTTATGTGA